From Juglans regia cultivar Chandler chromosome 9, Walnut 2.0, whole genome shotgun sequence:
GAAATTTCTCGAGGGATGAAAATTGATTCTATCACTCCAACAAGTGAATGTAAGCACAGGAGATTACTTCCATTGATATCATGATATGCATCAAGCCTTTGAATAAGCTCTAAATTGTGAAATCCAGTTAATAATACTAAAAGTAGAAGAACTGAGAATCACCAAGTGTCAACTAGGAATGAAACATACCGTTTCCATTATTTATGTTCAGTTTTTACAAAGATTTTCTGGAAGCTTTCTAAATGCCACCGGACACTTGAACCAAAAAGAGAACGATTTCAGCTTCATGGACTAAATGGTGATATCATATAACTGGTCTCTTCTCCAACAAGGTAAATGTCTCAATTAGTTTAGACTCTTTCTGTTGGTATGCTATCTTCTCAAAGATATGTTCAAGTTTCTCATGCTTAACCATCTCTTCCAAAATCTCATCCTGTAGATCAGTAGGTGGGAGTTTCCCCCGATCACCACTCCTGTCCGAAGGAGAGAATACCAACTCAGACAACCAGTCCTTCTCAACTTGACGATAATATTTCTCCTCTTCCTTTGTCCCGAAGACGATGAGATGGTAGACGTACACTACTTTTTCCTGCCCAAGCCTATGCGCTCGGCATATAGCTTGTCTTTCGACTGATGGATTCCATACGACATCCAGTAAAACAACCCTTGAAGCCCCAACCAGATTTATACCTTCAGAACAAGCCCTAATTGATGCAAGTAACACCCTTACTTCACTTGTTGGATCATTGAAAACGTTAATTGAGGACTGGCGCTGCTTTACATCTAGCTGTCCATCCATATACAACACCTCATTCCCTTCAGtccaattaaaatgagatttaaGCTGGTCCATTACAAAGATCAACGGGTCAAGATATTGGCTGAAAACCAAAACTTTTTCATTCATTGCTTCACTGAGTCGGATGAGTTCCATTAGAAACTTTGTTTTTACTCCAGCGTCAGGATTTAATCTTTCTAACTTAACCCTGTCAGAAGGAAATTTTTCTTCCCCACATTTGAGCAAGAGTGAAGGATGGACAGAGATCAAAGACTCGTAGTACTCAAATTTAAAATGGTTAGTCAAAGCACGATGACAGAGTTCATCAAAAAGGCTCTTCTGCAGTTGGGCTGGCTGTAATATAACCACAGAGTCCCTCAACCCTGGAAGTTTTTCTTGTAGGATGGAACCTTTGTGTACATGTACAAATGGCTCGATCATATCTCTAACCTTTTTCAGTTTCTCACATCTCGTTCTATCATCAGTGGCTTTGGCAATGGAACTTGTAAGAGATCCCCATTTATGTCTTATGTTTGCGAACTGTGGCCTCGCCAAGCAGAGAGTATTATATAgctcatcaaaattattttgaaaaggaGTTCCTGAAAGAATAATGCGCTTTTCCgtttttatatttgataatgCCTGAAGGATATTACTGTCGGAATTTCGTGGAATGTGTCCTTCATCAAGGACAACTAGACCAGGAAGCTCAAGAAGGACTTTCCTGAGCTGAGCATGTTCAGTATTTAGCCTTACTTCACCCTTTCTCTCAACTTCTCCAGTAAGTTGAGCAAACAGTTTGTAACTTATCCCCAGAATACTTCTATCCATTTTCCAAGAATATAACTTCAAGATACGGATATCTCTTTGGTCAAGATGTCCAACTTGCCTCACAATGTAGTCGGTCAACCTACTTTCCTTGCCAGACAACTCCGACTTGTTCAGATTGTGAAAAGGGATGTCAAACTTCCATTTATGAAACTCCTCTTCCCATGTCAGTAGCATGCTACAAGGAGCAACAATAATAGGCCTGCATGATGGATAGAACTCCATGTATGTTTGGAGAAAACCAATGGTTAAACGAGTTTTCCCTGTCCCAGGTGCATGAGAAATAATACACCCATTTCCACCATGAAATGCTGTTTGGTTTTCCAACTTATCAACGTAAATTCCTCCAGCTATGTTCTtccaaataaattcaaaaccatCACGCTGGTGTGGATACATACTACTTTTTATACCAGGAACGATGTCCCACACTGTGCCTTCAGCATGAGCTCGGGTATCACAGTCAGAATAGGAATCACAACCAGAATATTGAGAACCAAACTCATTGAAGATGGAGTGGTTCATTGCTCCTCCAGAGTCCCTCCTGTCTAATTTTCCACAAGAATTTGTACTCTGAAACATGCAAAACCACATTAAAGAAAAGAACAGTATTCtgatgcaatattttttttataagttctgAAGCAAAAATTCTCTATCCTCAAGTTGACAAGTACTGAAAATCATTAGAGCTGGTAATCACAACTcacaaaaatttttgaaaaaattttgacaCAAATCACCGCCCCTTAACCTTATTTAGAATCATAATTCTTATTATGGTCAGTGCAAAATGCAAATCAACATGTGCCAAGTTACTTCTGTACATATAgaactctgtgtgtgtgtgggcaGGCGTGTCCTACGAGGTAGCATCACTGAATATTTTCGTCCAGTATAGTCCTTTCCAATTCAAACAAGGAATTCCGTTATCAAGTCAATGCCCATACCATGTGTCCTGCTAGAAAtcaatgtcttgtatccaaGTGTGGCAGGGAACTTTTAATTTAGAAGTAAATGTAGCAGAGagttatcttatatttatttgaattcaaaattccACTGTCATTATACattaaaccatcaaaatatacTAACGTAATTATATCTCATGGAACAGAGGGAGAGAGTAGATAAACTAACATAAACAATCTTGATTATTAAGATTGCATGACTTACAAAAGATGGTAGAATATACTTGATCTCCATTTTCACATATGAGCAAAATGCACATCTAAGTCCAACTTGTTCATCAAGAATAAGTCGATGATTCCCTAGGTGACAATGGGTAGCTCTATCAATGTCATCTTCAGGAGGAAGggcatcttcatcttcaacctgTTGGTCAACATCTAACCTTTCAAGTTTCATTGAAACAAATACACAGATGAGGTGCTAAAAAATCCCAGGTGGGGCAAacagaaaaccaaaaaagaaagatcaTCTAgattagaaaattgaagagcCTGTAAAGATGGTcatcatgtgtgcaaataaGGCCAGGGGAAGGGCCACTTGAAAATAATACCAATAAATGTGCAAGTTTTAACCTCATTTTCCAAACACATGCTTTAGGCAGTTTGTGAATTTGTTTAACCAGAAAATTTTATCATCCATGGTACTATGTTCATTTTCAAATCATGTCAACAACATAATTCCAGTTATATTAGAATCTGACAAAATAAATAGGAAACCAGCCTACCTATTATGTGGCAGACATGTCTTGGACATTTCTAATGGCCCAAAAAGACTTTTCACCTACTGTGAATGCCGTGTCCATGGACCAACAGAATTAGCAAGGATGAGAATTTGTATGCATAAGCAGTATAACAAATTTTGGTATTGGAATTTGATATGCATGTTCCTCAATACCAGGATGCATAGAACCAACCAGATATACTGACTAATCTGTAAGCCATGCAAAACTTAGTCCCGACTCTTGGTTATTGGCAACAATGTATATCGTGACTATATCAAAACCAAATACTCATATTCATAAGTTCACCAAAACAGAGGTCTTTTACATATCATACCCATTCAGTATTTTTTGATAGCCAAAATAAATAGGTTTCCTATAACGGATCATTGGTTAATCGATTAAATAAAACTATGCAGAACGGAAAGGAAAGCAAAGTTCCTGCAGCGACTCATAAAAAGGTTTAAAGCAATATATGAAAGAatagaatgagttgaaaaaaacaGTATTGTTTCTTGGCCTGTTCCTTCACAATACCACCATACCTTAGCAGAATCGACTGAACCAATTTCACTAGCTCTGAGAGCAAGCTCAAGCTGAGCCCAAAGTTCATCCATTTCTTTCTCGTCTTCTGATTTCTCTGGTGGATTCGACTCCTCAATTCCAAAAGTGAACTTCAGTGGTAGAGTTGTCTCGGCAACTGGTGGATTGCTTTCATCTCTGGAAGCTTCGTCTCTAGAATAATCCAACTCTTCCAGAGGAAATTCTCCCTTCTCCAACATGGAATCTACAAGAATCTTCATAAAATCACAACTCTTTACCAAACGGATACATTTTCCCTCGGTGGGCATCCTCAGCTTGCCTTTGTTAGTCTTGCACTTCTCTCTCGTAGACACAGCTTTCTTAACGCCGAGATAAGTCTCATCATCACTCAAATCATCTTCATTCTCGTCATCACTCAAATCATCTTCATTCTCGTAATCAGACCCAACTTCCCCTTTATCACCACTATCATCACTGTCATCATGCCCAGAAAAAGATTCCATTTCCTCCTCATCAAGACAAAAAGGGCGACTTAAAGTTCCGAGctccattttcttctttccccATTTTGAGGTAAAATGCGAACGAGTTCTTCCGGCCACACAATCGAACTCTTTACTGGGGTTAACAGAACAGCAGCCTTTGTCATTATTAATATTGCTATCTTTGTCGTTTTGAGAATTAAGCAACATATCTAACCCatattttctcttcttgaaTCCATTGTCGATTCCCCTTGGCCTTACCCTCTCATGATTTCCTCTATTCTCGTTTTCCTCGTaatcttcctctttctcttcctcttcagcCCTGCTATCCGAGCTCAATGCTGCAGAATTATCACAGCTTTCCAATTTCAACGATATCTCAAACCCATCTGAATCAACTGAAACAACATCATCCCCGCCATCCTCATCCACATTCCTTCTCAATCCATCAGAGACAATATTGCCATCACCATCCTCGTCCGTATTCCTTTTCGAACCATCTGAATTATCCGATGCAGCATCAACACCACCATGCCCGTCTTCATTCCTTTTCCACAGTCCTGACCGTGACCAAGTCCTGTCATCATCAACATCCTCAATTTCATTCCTTTTCAAAAATCCTAACCGTGACTGAGTCCTGCCCGTCACACCGCTACTCTTCCTGTCAGAAAAAATTAAGCAACCACTCTCAACCTTTCTTTTCAACGATGAAATCATTTCATCGTTATCCCTCTTGCCACTGGAATGTGGACTACCGCATTCATTCACATGTTTCCCTCTCAAACCATTCCCATCGTCAACTTCAATGCAAACAACACCCTCGTCTCCCTCCACCCCTAATTTCAAGCTTGAACAATTCGAGTTTAACCAGTCCAAACCTACCCCTTCACGCAAAACAACCATCTGTTCGTCACTATCATCCACCATAATCTCCTCTACATTGTTCATTCCCTCAAAACCTGTCTTGGAGTTTTCCTCATTCTTGAACCCCATACTCTTCCTACCCACAAAATCCCTCGATTCAGTTCTGCATCTTTCAACCGAATCATTCACGTGAATCTCTTCCACACTGGCTTCCTCACTTCTATCAGACACAGAAACAGTCTCAGTCTCTATCTCCGCTCTACAATTAGTCCCTAATCTCAGAGAACCACAAACCCCTTTAATATTATCCTCCATTAATTTCTTCCGATTACCTCTACTGGGTCTGCGGGAACTGTACGAGTCAACCCCATTATTCTCCTCCCTTTCGTTCTTTCTCTTTTGCTCGGAGTACTCCTTGTAAATTAGGGCTTGCTTTTGCCTAGTTCTCTTCGCTATCGGCAAGCTATAGTCTATCATTGCGCCTCAACAAAAAGACGCAGTCTTTCAAAACACAAAGCctacagcaaaaaaaaaaaaaaaagaatacgaACCCGAAATAAGACATCAGTCACCGAAGAATAAAAAAGCACGCATATTTATACAACAAGTACATACATAGAAAACGTACAGAGTACGTCCGATTCAGGGAGAGAACTACCTTCAACAATCAAAGCCCGAGTTCGAGAGAGATAACCCGAAGAACACCGAGACGGAACAAAAGAGAACGacagagaaaaaagagagagaaaaagggcgCGAAGCTTGCATGCAAACAATGGTGAAAATGAATTGGACTTTTGGCTTTTCCCTTCCGACTCAAGGACTTTAAGCTGGCAACTAGAGTCTACCGTCTGTCTGAAAAAACTTTTACTTTGTCTTTTTGTCTTTATGTACGGAATTGTCAACATTGCCCTTCAAACTTGGTGCCTGTTTCTACTTGGACCAGACGATCGGCGTGAGAATGTTGTCTTTTGGATGTTCCATGCCCTGCGAACCATCCTTTTTAAGGAGTGCGTGGATTATCCTgtctataattaattttaagaaattttattcattattctctcactatatattatattttaaataaaacaattgatttaattatacttttcatgatgatatgaatcatatgatcttttttttttttataaagatccatataaaacttatatactTGGTActtgtttaaattattattcaattttaaagtcggtcttattttttgttttctttttattttatgaagttcatccttttaagttttttttttttttaaagaaaaaaaaattaaagggcAAGTGCATTTTTAAGTCAGCTGCCCATGAGGAGCTTTCTGCTTTCTGgcattaacttttattttttcttttgaactcTCTGGATTAATGGagttattttcaatttcttaaaagataaataagttTTCAGTTGGGTTTGTAGATCCTAATTTATTGTTGCAGCGGCCCGACTTGACAATCTGATCAAAAAATGATTCgttgtgatttttttagtggattttcaatgaaaacttttggcacTGTTTTTCTACTAAGGAAGCATCAAGACAGGAAGTTCACTCGACTTTCAGCTTGAGCAAAGATTAGACAAAAAATTTCACTCGATAGTGGGCTCAAGTGAAGCCCAAACAGAGAGTTTGTTCGACAGTTGCTCAAGCAAAAACTAGATAGAGAGTTCATTCGATATGCactcgacacttcgctcgaaCAAATATgatagaaaagtgaaaattaggCATGGTTTGGATTCGGagattctcatttcatctttgcTTGTACGGTAAAACACTTCTCAATCAAAACAGCTGTATTCAAAtcactaggggtgaaaaccgaagGTGTTGGTGCAGTTTTGGTAAAAAATTGAAACCGCACCGTCAAGCTGAAAATGTGTATATCTCGACCGAAATTGGCCGGTGAAGGGGAAGAAAACCGTCGACGTCAGTCTCGATTTTCTTCTAGTTTGTTCGCCGGCATCATCGATGGCACAAACAAACTTACAAACACTCGAACACctatcacagattcacaaaaaaatgaaatatcacaaaaaaaaaaatgaaatatgacAACAAATATCAAAGATTCAAACACTTGAAATGGCGCAAATGGATGAATCATGAAATGACGCCAATGGATGGAGCTAAGATGAGAATAACCCAATAAAACCGACAATGGATCGATGACATCGAaaagcttgagagagagagagagagagagaacgacgTAAGATGTTAAAGATGAGATTCGAAAATGAGCGGGAGAACATGGGGGATTCTTAACCTAATCAATAAACGATGTCGTTTGGTTgaccaaacgacgtcgtttgtttgtttttttttttttcaattgtggGGGCtcaaaacgacgttgtttcacttaaataagtgaaatgtcGTCGTTTTTATATaggtataaaaagaaaagaaacaaaaatggagaagaagatagAACCGGTTGGTCGGTTCAGCTGTTTTTCACTAGATCAAACCGCGACCGAACCGACAGAGATCGGTTCTTCTTATTTTCCATCGTCGGCCaaccggtttcggccggttccatGCTCCGACGGTTGGTCTGATCGATTTCTGGCCGGTTTACTCAGTTTCTGTACACCCCTACAAATCACTGAGAtgtttcacaatattttcactAACGACAAAAgagctcaaagaaaaaaaaggctatCATCTTCCCGTATACTTTTTAGACTTTTTTGTCTTTGCCGACCATAGTATTCAACAAGAGAGACGAATCTCCAACGTTTGGAAATCTCCAATAATTTTAAGcacaatattttgataaaaaaatattttataaatatataaataattatttaattattttcttggcaaaaaataaacaaaatttctattttattaaattaatatattttaacaaatattgttatcttataatattattatgaaatgccttataaaaaattatatttgagtaggtaatttataaattaccattattatttataaagatatatttataataaaaaaatcattacaaatattatgcAATAATTGGTGGGACCCACATCTATCAAATCTCTAAAATGTTGAagccatctcatctcacttcctaatccaaacattcaaaatttttaaaaatcatctcatctcatctcatctcaactcaacaatctcactactatttacaaatcatcttaactcatctctgaatccaaatgagGGTTTAGAGTTTCTGACGTGTAACCCTATAAATATGTAACGCCACATATGCATTCCAATCTGAGGAACTTTGCACCTGCATGCACTCGACGCCCTCTcattctttctctccctctccctccccatCTGCGTTCGTCATTTCGAAGTCAGCCCTCTCATTCTCTCCCTCTTAAGCCCCCATCTGCATTGGTTTTAGCAGCATTCGATGCTGACGCCGACGAACTAGTTTTAGCAGCAATCGACGCCGACAAACTGGTTTGAAAGGTAAAAAGCATTTATGTTTGGGGATTCTTTTTGCGATTTCCTTCATTCTTgacaatcttttcttttttttgggtctGTTTGGTCTGCTTGGTCTATTTCAGATGGGTGTGAAAGCCCCAAAACATCGTCTTCTGTTTGGTCTGTGGTCATGGAACCTGcgtgactattttttttcaaaacacttTGTTCGCATGATTGAAACTCTTGAAAGCTAGAAAGATGATGCAAAAGTTGTGATGGTATTGACCAAAAGCGACAAAGAACCTCAAGAAGATTCAACGTGCCGACGACTGAGgttgaaaatcttcaaaattcttttttattttgagccctacttttttcattttttttcctggacCAAGAAGTGGATGGTGAAAGTATCGAAAAGGCCCCTCATTCACAAAACTTTATACGAAGATAGGGGCTCGGGAGGGAGAGAAAGCAGCAAAGGGCTGGCTTCGAAATGACAAATGCTGATGGGGGAGggggaaggagagggagaaggagatGGCATCGAGTGCATGCGAGTGCAGAGTTCCTCATCTTGGAATGCCTATGTGGCGTTTTGTTATTGGTTGGTGTGAATAAGTCTTTCACACCTATCCGACCTCAAGCTTTTCTCTTTGAATAATTAGTCAAAAGCAAAAAAGTCACATATTAGCCAAAATCTAACTTTGAGATAGTTAATCCAATACCAGTGCTCTGAAAAGTGCTATTATATATACCTCTAGTTTATATCACTTACTTTGCCTCTAAACGTGGTACCACAATGTAGTATTAggtgacttattaaaaaaactaaaaatataaacataaaagggtagagaaaatttaagattttaattttcatatttgtgtatttttttgtgccatttttttttgaatatatatatatattaatattttgaaaattttttaataagtaatataGTACCACATTGTAGTGCCCGTCAGAGTGacaaaataaatagtataaatTAGATGGCAcattagcattactcttaaggTCATATAATACATTACTCTAACATCACATAAATGGCTTTCTTAGATGGCTATGATATCATATATAGCCATCTACTTAATTCacttataaaattcaatttcactttgaaaatagataaaaataaactactaaaaaaatgagaagtgctacaaagagatttcataaaaataaacttataagctaatatgactttatataatatgttagatataCTTTACATTAAGTCGTATCAATTTatgtatttacttttatgagatatttttataattaaaatatttatcttcaaTATATTTGTTAAGGCGTGTTTTGTATGCTGCCCACTAAAGGAGTGGTCTTCAATCTGCTACATCCAAAAGGAAGGGAATGTTGGTCGAAGCTGGGAAGCCTCCAACGTCGAAGTTAGTGGATTCTCCTTTCGTTTCTCAGGGATCTAGAGATAAAATTTCACTTATCCGTATTTTGTAGCTTTCTACCTTTTAAACCGAaaaaaccaatgttttgaataccgtaccggatagcgtaccggtcaaggcactggaacaaaatatttcggtaccggtaccgtttcgtgtaccgtttcgggatagtcgatatatgaataaattatatatataaatatatataacaattatattctaaaataatagtttatatatgaataaattatatataaatacatacatacatataaattataaatagtctaatctaaattgggggtcaaaaaataaacttgtagtttgaaaaaacgaaaaaaaaaaaaaaaacacaggtcGAAATATCGGctggtaccggccgaaatataggccggtacaggccgaaatttaagccgaaacggccggtattttggccggtacggtatatatctagtacctgtaccggccggacggccg
This genomic window contains:
- the LOC109003751 gene encoding SNF2 domain-containing protein CLASSY 4-like; translated protein: MIDYSLPIAKRTRQKQALIYKEYSEQKRKNEREENNGVDSYSSRRPSRGNRKKLMEDNIKGVCGSLRLGTNCRAEIETETVSVSDRSEEASVEEIHVNDSVERCRTESRDFVGRKSMGFKNEENSKTGFEGMNNVEEIMVDDSDEQMVVLREGVGLDWLNSNCSSLKLGVEGDEGVVCIEVDDGNGLRGKHVNECGSPHSSGKRDNDEMISSLKRKVESGCLIFSDRKSSGVTGRTQSRLGFLKRNEIEDVDDDRTWSRSGLWKRNEDGHGGVDAASDNSDGSKRNTDEDGDGNIVSDGLRRNVDEDGGDDVVSVDSDGFEISLKLESCDNSAALSSDSRAEEEEKEEDYEENENRGNHERVRPRGIDNGFKKRKYGLDMLLNSQNDKDSNINNDKGCCSVNPSKEFDCVAGRTRSHFTSKWGKKKMELGTLSRPFCLDEEEMESFSGHDDSDDSGDKGEVGSDYENEDDLSDDENEDDLSDDETYLGVKKAVSTREKCKTNKGKLRMPTEGKCIRLVKSCDFMKILVDSMLEKGEFPLEELDYSRDEASRDESNPPVAETTLPLKFTFGIEESNPPEKSEDEKEMDELWAQLELALRASEIGSVDSAKVEDEDALPPEDDIDRATHCHLGNHRLILDEQVGLRCAFCSYVKMEIKYILPSFSTNSCGKLDRRDSGGAMNHSIFNEFGSQYSGCDSYSDCDTRAHAEGTVWDIVPGIKSSMYPHQRDGFEFIWKNIAGGIYVDKLENQTAFHGGNGCIISHAPGTGKTRLTIGFLQTYMEFYPSCRPIIVAPCSMLLTWEEEFHKWKFDIPFHNLNKSELSGKESRLTDYIVRQVGHLDQRDIRILKLYSWKMDRSILGISYKLFAQLTGEVERKGEVRLNTEHAQLRKVLLELPGLVVLDEGHIPRNSDSNILQALSNIKTEKRIILSGTPFQNNFDELYNTLCLARPQFANIRHKWGSLTSSIAKATDDRTRCEKLKKVRDMIEPFVHVHKGSILQEKLPGLRDSVVILQPAQLQKSLFDELCHRALTNHFKFEYYESLISVHPSLLLKCGEEKFPSDRVKLERLNPDAGVKTKFLMELIRLSEAMNEKVLVFSQYLDPLIFVMDQLKSHFNWTEGNEVLYMDGQLDVKQRQSSINVFNDPTSEVRVLLASIRACSEGINLVGASRVVLLDVVWNPSVERQAICRAHRLGQEKVVYVYHLIVFGTKEEEKYYRQVEKDWLSELVFSPSDRSGDRGKLPPTDLQDEILEEMVKHEKLEHIFEKIAYQQKESKLIETFTLLEKRPVI